The following coding sequences lie in one Moritella viscosa genomic window:
- a CDS encoding sulfate transporter: protein MFKKFKTDWMSNIRGDLLSGVVVALALIPEAIAFSIIAGVDPKVGLYASFSICVIVAFTGARAGMISGATGAMALLMVTLVKDYGLEYLLAASLLTGIIQIAIGYLRLADLMRFVSRSVITGFVNALAILIFVAQLPELTNVSWHVYAMTGLGLAVLYLFPRIPKIGTLIPSPLVCIVLLTAIVMYTGIDIRAVGDLGSLPDSLPIFLWPDVPITFETLWIILPYSLGLAAVGLLESMMTASIIDDLTDTLSDKSRECKGQGIANIGASLMGGMAGCAMIGQSIINIKSGGLGRLSSLAAGIFLLIMVVFLGEWVKLIPMSALVAVMIMVAISTFSWKSITDLKHHPLSSNMVMLSTMVVVVMTHNLALGVLAGVVLASLFYANKSRHILAVRDEVVIEGEHVTHKVHGQIFFASADHFIGLFEFEKVANRITLDLSDAHFWDITSVAALDKVIFKFRKLGAVVDIIGMNDSSETLISKFAIYDKPELQNSAVMSH from the coding sequence ATGTTTAAAAAATTCAAAACCGATTGGATGTCCAACATCCGCGGCGACTTGCTGTCTGGCGTTGTCGTTGCACTTGCACTTATTCCCGAAGCTATCGCTTTTTCTATCATTGCCGGAGTTGACCCTAAGGTTGGCTTGTACGCCTCATTCAGTATTTGCGTTATCGTTGCTTTTACTGGCGCAAGAGCAGGCATGATATCCGGAGCAACTGGTGCAATGGCCTTATTAATGGTTACCTTAGTCAAAGATTATGGCTTGGAATATCTATTGGCTGCGTCACTTCTCACCGGAATAATTCAGATTGCGATAGGCTATCTTAGACTAGCGGACTTGATGCGGTTCGTTTCTCGTTCTGTGATCACTGGTTTCGTCAATGCGCTGGCGATACTTATTTTTGTGGCACAACTACCCGAATTGACCAATGTAAGTTGGCATGTTTATGCTATGACGGGACTTGGGTTAGCTGTGCTTTATCTATTTCCGAGAATACCTAAAATTGGTACTCTGATCCCATCTCCACTTGTGTGTATAGTCTTGCTGACTGCTATTGTTATGTATACTGGTATTGATATCCGTGCAGTTGGTGATTTGGGTAGTTTACCGGATTCATTACCAATATTTCTGTGGCCAGATGTGCCAATCACATTTGAGACTTTGTGGATAATCTTACCTTACTCTTTAGGATTGGCGGCAGTCGGACTACTTGAGTCTATGATGACGGCGAGTATTATCGATGACTTAACGGATACATTAAGTGACAAAAGTAGAGAGTGTAAAGGCCAAGGTATTGCTAATATTGGTGCGTCTTTAATGGGAGGAATGGCTGGTTGCGCAATGATTGGTCAATCTATTATTAATATAAAATCGGGTGGGTTAGGTCGGTTATCTAGTTTGGCCGCTGGGATATTTTTATTAATTATGGTCGTTTTCTTAGGTGAATGGGTGAAGTTAATTCCAATGTCAGCGCTGGTTGCGGTGATGATTATGGTGGCTATCAGTACCTTCTCCTGGAAGTCGATTACAGATCTAAAGCATCATCCTTTATCGAGTAATATGGTTATGCTGTCAACTATGGTGGTGGTTGTGATGACTCATAACTTGGCACTCGGTGTATTAGCCGGAGTTGTCTTAGCATCGTTATTTTATGCGAATAAAAGTCGCCATATATTGGCTGTCAGAGATGAAGTGGTTATAGAGGGCGAGCATGTCACTCATAAGGTACATGGTCAAATATTCTTTGCTTCAGCTGATCACTTTATCGGGTTATTTGAATTCGAAAAGGTGGCCAATAGGATTACCTTAGATCTATCTGATGCACACTTTTGGGATATTACCTCAGTTGCAGCATTAGATAAGGTGATATTTAAATTTAGGAAGTTGGGTGCGGTTGTAGACATAATAGGGATGAATGATAGTAGTGAAACACTGATCAGTAAGTTCGCAATTTATGATAAACCAGAGCTACAAAATAGTGCAGTGATGAGCCACTAG
- a CDS encoding putative uncharacterized protein (No significant database matches), giving the protein MTPNTIGGSVADSSVQYKIIKVGRPVLEPVVTRVNLRDSDGADLWAGNQLIHTNPLFDVNSINGADNLVQTGEVLRGDYGQLTLNTDGRFWYQVDLALLNNDLESTDMRQVNDEFVVQLSNHARVAMSFVSTLQVDQNAEKLIVTMNDELLAQDDSNTEKFSGSLLSAEDMLGVVRVGRLPHTIRLREQSLPPQVLAQGLAEALSFIQQRFYDISVPVFGRMGGGPTSDTTGNSAESKAPSFIDRMLSLLIMRMTAQPHLTTEELANLINAVLQASFAQYNVPLQVLKLDSEKLIMRLSYTLGTSIASNELKTDLGMPSMGHFSGSAAGTAKFTADLVLGINFRSVQSGDDGNNKMTPNVFVVTEQAMLDALLGAPQIEPVNIYELKTWESTSVGNSGVLFVNSNGNLLDKQIPAMAPDNIKYINEGLKEHYCSEVWNICPELRWKWLEESQSMNWDLSSRDGVKDFGTLVGYVVNATSESVYGDVIAITLRQPDSIGPNKVTQIQLGVTIDPGNVLASNRQSDSLKKEYIRGVLEYLSSTNTKLTYANEHIRVFDIYSQNYGPNDKSMTAHSSQTMKLGFSVGVQREGSSDPLGYFHPDSYVAKSKITNATPDDNLTADEIIVPVNSTYSDKTKSVTTGCNSATSSEIWKCDTSNSQLVVRASWQQGGSQSELYFPSDRNAFKTKKTYTETVAVAHGKLKIKGRVQGSGTNKTVKWTWKFASLPAKSQNFPPNSNVIDVPVIKVYKQGDSASAEKLSYSITRHMLMFASNQPGDDSEKASAISKLTGELAASIEFRGDMQFFLLGGSINQARRIPTNVDASSIIAPDEVFGRLTGKMNAKSTIVNVEESNTGDAPAYVVGQYGVLAIAKDGSYSYYRKPELELESWDLKCGDYEKLPINPTDASLKAFCKDLLEVDEEGRALYWDDETQAQSKILIKGYQVDNCGSYTDVAAGKAGCTVNNPNVIYVPEDETELTESGVSSLESAIDVELVGLTGWQDTANLVNRKTLKQVWELIKVSDTDGVMYGQTQLVDDFFISVTSDTAFRKLSFELGIDNGIQAIFNDVPFDGLAPDTVSYPDDDALEAKGWAGGRINYHEFGFGEILQASSLAIQPMAEANIYLSVALRDPRTAHQTDGVEGLVYLTDFTNPKDLVSYSLGGNAALYAKINAGIDTNLYKETDDDEQYQGFSIPGPSVSTNIGLVANYQFEGSFSDVSSHGGEFMFGAFNLELDIGEFISDKLVEPLGAMSSFLDPVQPIANALTADMKIFQSLNLTDVFDANYDGKITILEVPTPFMRSSGPKAERFQKQLKSVSRFLEFISGMAQMIKIAGELGDELSGAQALDERIISLDGYQLSPESIRIVPYQTSSDFTNIDLSLVPYVNQLGHIVLGIDKNYQYIKTLGGTLTSSTVKPMNPVKPRPGKPSTQKNTSMGKVKSRYADLQQRGVVSFPILSNPLDILKFVFGDPADLMLIDTPDFNFDFEVEKGWRPPPAPIFKGKISGQLQIISDTMIGIDTAGLLSAVCGSDAPGPVWDCQGELSAGERSIRLLNSVFLRDWNDQSYYAGGDTSANKVFWKGSERQLPGITVWDKHELAGNAEVDIGAGIDLGVFGAFFQGGPGIGGGIDVVDLCEPSTPDLCDPIQNGDFTAGGVYDGKIRAYDFVMQMINDPMSTFDIGFTFYVDFEAYVETFKVKIWEELIGYFPLFEFDKDGAHWAGGAKSSSGVSLAGAILYFDANNNQLLDPGEPMTFTDAKGLASLHIPYHLYDRNRDGRISNQDGTIRHFGGINVKTGLGQIQQVGFR; this is encoded by the coding sequence GTGACGCCAAACACCATAGGTGGTTCGGTAGCGGATAGTAGTGTGCAGTACAAGATTATTAAAGTAGGCCGTCCTGTTCTGGAGCCTGTAGTCACTCGGGTTAATTTACGCGATAGTGATGGTGCCGATTTATGGGCCGGTAACCAGCTGATCCATACTAATCCGCTCTTTGATGTCAACAGCATCAATGGCGCTGATAATCTAGTGCAAACAGGCGAGGTGTTACGGGGTGATTATGGTCAACTAACCTTAAATACTGATGGCAGATTTTGGTATCAAGTCGATTTAGCATTGCTGAATAATGATCTTGAATCCACGGATATGCGCCAAGTTAACGATGAGTTTGTCGTTCAACTTAGCAACCATGCTCGGGTTGCGATGTCTTTTGTTAGTACTTTGCAAGTGGATCAAAACGCAGAAAAACTGATCGTCACCATGAATGATGAGTTACTGGCACAAGATGATAGCAACACTGAAAAGTTTAGCGGCTCATTATTGTCAGCAGAGGACATGTTGGGTGTGGTGCGAGTTGGACGTTTGCCACATACGATACGTTTACGTGAGCAAAGTTTGCCACCGCAAGTATTAGCACAGGGACTTGCGGAAGCATTGAGTTTTATACAGCAGCGCTTTTATGATATTAGCGTACCTGTGTTTGGCCGTATGGGCGGAGGACCTACTTCTGACACAACGGGCAATAGCGCAGAATCCAAAGCTCCAAGTTTTATCGATCGTATGCTGTCGCTGCTAATCATGAGAATGACAGCCCAGCCGCATCTAACTACTGAAGAGTTAGCCAACTTGATCAATGCTGTGCTGCAAGCTTCGTTCGCTCAGTACAATGTGCCGCTGCAGGTTCTTAAGTTAGATAGTGAAAAATTGATCATGCGATTGTCATATACTTTGGGTACTAGTATTGCCAGCAATGAACTTAAAACCGATTTAGGGATGCCGAGTATGGGGCACTTCTCCGGTTCGGCAGCGGGTACGGCTAAGTTCACCGCAGACTTAGTGCTTGGCATAAATTTCCGCTCTGTTCAAAGTGGTGATGACGGCAATAACAAGATGACCCCAAATGTGTTTGTGGTGACAGAACAAGCAATGCTTGATGCATTACTCGGCGCGCCGCAAATAGAGCCTGTGAATATTTATGAACTGAAAACTTGGGAAAGTACCAGTGTGGGAAATTCCGGAGTATTGTTTGTCAACAGTAATGGTAATTTATTGGATAAGCAAATTCCGGCAATGGCACCAGATAATATTAAATATATTAACGAAGGACTGAAAGAGCATTACTGTTCAGAAGTCTGGAATATTTGCCCTGAGTTACGATGGAAATGGCTGGAAGAAAGCCAAAGTATGAATTGGGATTTAAGTTCTCGTGATGGAGTGAAAGATTTCGGCACCTTGGTTGGCTATGTAGTAAACGCTACGAGCGAAAGTGTTTATGGCGATGTGATTGCCATCACTTTGCGTCAGCCTGACTCGATTGGACCGAATAAAGTTACTCAGATCCAGCTAGGTGTTACTATCGATCCTGGTAATGTACTCGCTTCTAATCGTCAATCGGACTCCTTGAAAAAAGAGTATATACGCGGGGTGTTGGAGTATTTGAGTAGTACGAATACTAAATTAACTTATGCCAATGAGCATATTCGCGTATTTGATATCTACTCGCAAAACTATGGCCCTAACGATAAATCCATGACTGCCCACTCGTCGCAAACCATGAAATTAGGCTTTAGTGTTGGTGTACAGCGAGAGGGTTCAAGTGATCCGTTAGGTTACTTTCATCCGGATAGCTATGTAGCGAAATCTAAAATCACCAATGCTACTCCAGATGATAATTTGACCGCAGATGAAATTATCGTGCCAGTGAATAGTACCTATTCTGACAAAACCAAGTCGGTGACTACTGGATGTAATAGTGCTACAAGCAGTGAAATTTGGAAATGTGATACAAGCAACTCTCAATTAGTGGTGAGAGCTTCATGGCAGCAAGGAGGCAGTCAGTCGGAGTTATATTTCCCATCCGATAGGAATGCATTTAAAACTAAAAAAACTTACACGGAAACTGTGGCAGTTGCTCACGGTAAGTTGAAGATTAAAGGTAGGGTTCAAGGTTCCGGTACTAATAAAACAGTTAAATGGACGTGGAAATTTGCATCTCTGCCGGCTAAATCGCAGAATTTCCCCCCCAATTCTAACGTGATAGACGTACCTGTGATTAAGGTATACAAGCAAGGCGATAGTGCCTCTGCTGAGAAGCTAAGTTACAGCATCACGCGACACATGCTGATGTTCGCGAGTAACCAGCCGGGTGATGATAGTGAAAAGGCCTCTGCAATATCAAAATTGACTGGTGAACTGGCTGCTTCCATAGAATTTCGTGGTGACATGCAATTCTTCTTACTTGGCGGGTCCATCAATCAGGCGCGACGTATTCCAACCAATGTGGATGCGAGCAGTATTATCGCGCCTGATGAAGTATTTGGTCGCTTAACCGGTAAGATGAATGCTAAAAGCACTATTGTTAATGTAGAAGAAAGTAACACGGGCGATGCCCCTGCTTATGTCGTGGGTCAATACGGGGTGCTGGCCATTGCCAAAGACGGTAGCTACAGCTATTACCGTAAGCCTGAACTTGAACTAGAGAGCTGGGATCTAAAGTGTGGTGACTATGAAAAACTTCCAATCAACCCCACTGACGCCAGCTTAAAAGCCTTTTGTAAAGACTTGCTCGAAGTTGATGAAGAGGGCCGCGCCTTGTATTGGGATGATGAAACTCAAGCACAAAGTAAGATTCTAATAAAGGGTTACCAAGTTGACAACTGTGGCAGCTACACGGATGTCGCTGCTGGCAAGGCTGGCTGTACAGTGAATAACCCGAATGTGATATATGTACCAGAAGACGAGACGGAGTTAACTGAAAGCGGAGTATCATCTTTAGAAAGCGCAATTGATGTAGAGTTAGTGGGTTTAACTGGTTGGCAAGATACTGCTAACTTAGTTAACCGTAAAACCTTAAAGCAGGTGTGGGAGCTAATAAAAGTATCTGATACTGATGGTGTTATGTACGGACAAACTCAGTTAGTTGATGACTTCTTTATCTCTGTTACTAGTGATACAGCTTTTCGTAAACTGAGCTTTGAACTGGGTATCGATAACGGCATTCAAGCCATTTTTAATGATGTGCCATTTGATGGGTTAGCACCCGACACCGTATCGTATCCGGATGATGATGCGCTTGAGGCTAAAGGTTGGGCTGGTGGGCGTATCAACTACCACGAATTTGGTTTTGGGGAAATATTACAAGCTTCGTCGCTGGCTATTCAGCCTATGGCTGAAGCAAATATTTACCTGAGTGTAGCGCTTCGTGATCCGCGTACAGCTCATCAAACGGATGGGGTTGAGGGATTGGTTTACCTGACAGACTTTACCAATCCAAAAGATCTAGTATCTTATTCGCTCGGTGGCAATGCAGCGCTGTATGCGAAAATTAACGCAGGCATTGATACTAATTTATATAAAGAAACCGATGATGATGAGCAGTACCAAGGCTTCAGTATTCCCGGACCGTCAGTATCAACTAATATTGGACTTGTGGCGAACTACCAGTTTGAAGGTAGCTTCTCGGATGTATCCAGCCACGGCGGTGAATTTATGTTTGGTGCCTTTAATTTGGAACTAGATATTGGCGAATTTATTTCCGATAAACTGGTTGAGCCGCTGGGAGCAATGAGTAGCTTTTTAGATCCTGTTCAGCCGATTGCTAATGCACTCACCGCGGACATGAAAATTTTTCAGTCGCTAAACTTAACCGATGTATTTGATGCTAACTATGATGGTAAAATTACTATTTTAGAAGTACCAACGCCATTTATGCGTAGCAGTGGTCCGAAGGCTGAGCGTTTTCAGAAACAGTTGAAAAGCGTTAGTCGATTTCTGGAATTTATTTCCGGCATGGCACAGATGATAAAAATTGCTGGGGAACTCGGTGATGAACTTTCTGGGGCGCAAGCACTGGATGAGCGGATTATTTCACTGGATGGTTATCAACTATCGCCGGAATCTATTCGTATAGTGCCTTATCAAACTTCGTCGGATTTCACCAATATAGACTTATCGTTGGTGCCTTATGTAAATCAGCTAGGGCATATAGTCTTGGGTATTGATAAAAACTACCAATATATTAAAACCTTAGGTGGCACACTAACTTCATCCACAGTTAAACCTATGAACCCCGTGAAGCCGCGACCGGGTAAACCAAGTACACAGAAAAACACCAGCATGGGTAAGGTCAAGTCTCGTTATGCCGATTTACAACAGCGTGGCGTGGTAAGTTTCCCTATATTATCTAATCCTCTGGATATATTGAAGTTTGTATTTGGTGATCCCGCGGATTTAATGCTCATCGATACTCCTGATTTTAATTTTGATTTTGAGGTTGAAAAAGGTTGGCGTCCGCCACCTGCGCCAATTTTTAAAGGCAAAATATCAGGTCAATTGCAGATCATCTCAGATACGATGATCGGCATCGACACGGCCGGACTTCTTTCTGCTGTTTGTGGTAGTGATGCACCAGGGCCTGTGTGGGATTGCCAAGGTGAACTGTCTGCTGGCGAGCGTTCAATTCGCTTACTTAATAGCGTATTCCTACGCGATTGGAACGATCAGAGTTACTACGCTGGTGGTGATACCAGTGCAAATAAAGTGTTCTGGAAAGGTTCTGAACGCCAATTGCCGGGCATTACAGTGTGGGATAAGCATGAACTGGCAGGTAACGCCGAAGTGGATATTGGTGCAGGTATAGATCTTGGTGTGTTCGGTGCGTTCTTCCAAGGTGGACCAGGCATCGGTGGCGGTATTGATGTGGTTGACTTATGCGAACCAAGCACTCCTGACTTGTGCGATCCAATCCAAAACGGTGATTTTACAGCCGGAGGTGTTTACGACGGTAAAATTAGAGCCTATGACTTCGTGATGCAAATGATCAACGACCCGATGAGCACATTCGATATCGGTTTCACTTTCTACGTTGACTTTGAAGCTTATGTCGAAACCTTTAAAGTCAAAATTTGGGAAGAACTTATTGGCTACTTTCCATTGTTTGAATTTGATAAAGACGGTGCGCATTGGGCTGGCGGAGCAAAATCTAGTAGTGGTGTATCGCTCGCTGGTGCGATCCTATACTTTGACGCCAACAATAACCAACTGCTCGACCCTGGTGAACCGATGACCTTTACTGACGCTAAAGGCCTCGCCAGTCTCCACATTCCGTACCACTTGTACGACCGTAACCGCGATGGTCGTATCAGTAATCAGGACGGTACAATCCGTCATTTTGGGGGGATTAATGTAAAGACAGGCTTGGGGCAGATACAGCAGGTGGGCTTTAGGTAA
- a CDS encoding membrane protein: MRTIGNIIWFLFGGAVMGLVWVLFGLLAFMSIVGIPWGRSCFVIAGFSFFPFGKEAIYRDELTCAEDIGTSSFGFIGNALWFIFAGVWLAIGHVISAIACFVTIIGIPFALQHLKLAVISLAPIGQTIVDKDVAAMARYKNDKFKL, translated from the coding sequence ATGAGAACAATTGGCAACATAATCTGGTTTCTGTTTGGTGGAGCTGTCATGGGGCTTGTATGGGTTCTATTCGGTCTATTAGCGTTTATGAGTATTGTTGGCATCCCTTGGGGGCGATCTTGCTTTGTTATCGCGGGTTTCTCATTCTTTCCATTTGGTAAAGAAGCCATCTATAGAGATGAATTAACTTGTGCAGAGGATATCGGTACCAGCAGTTTTGGTTTCATCGGTAATGCGTTGTGGTTTATATTCGCAGGTGTTTGGCTGGCAATCGGCCATGTGATATCTGCTATAGCCTGTTTCGTGACTATCATCGGTATTCCATTTGCACTGCAACATTTGAAATTAGCTGTTATTTCGCTTGCACCAATCGGCCAAACGATTGTAGATAAAGACGTTGCTGCAATGGCACGTTATAAAAATGATAAGTTTAAGCTTTAA
- a CDS encoding acetyltransferase, (GNAT) family: protein MLLTERLILRKFVEGDKDTVVTLLSNADFMAYSPTGAMSQSQAESRFELLLNAFKNHGIGKLAVIEQSSNDLIGYCGIESFDYHNNAAVELGYRLKLSARGKGYAFEASQAVLELARQLGYQRILALTEPENAASQHILFKLGFESREQGLHQGMPIQYFEKSIRNSLC, encoded by the coding sequence ATGCTACTCACAGAACGACTCATATTACGAAAGTTTGTAGAAGGTGATAAAGATACTGTCGTTACGCTATTAAGTAATGCTGATTTCATGGCGTACTCTCCGACAGGTGCAATGAGTCAATCGCAAGCTGAATCCCGTTTTGAATTACTCTTAAACGCCTTTAAAAATCACGGCATTGGTAAGCTTGCGGTGATCGAACAATCTTCCAATGATTTAATTGGATACTGCGGTATTGAGTCATTCGATTATCACAATAATGCAGCTGTCGAATTAGGTTATCGCTTAAAACTGTCTGCTAGAGGTAAAGGCTACGCGTTTGAAGCCAGTCAAGCAGTGCTAGAGCTCGCAAGACAGCTTGGCTACCAGAGAATCTTAGCGTTAACGGAACCTGAGAATGCGGCATCTCAGCATATACTTTTCAAACTCGGCTTCGAATCTCGTGAGCAAGGACTGCATCAAGGAATGCCAATTCAGTATTTCGAAAAGAGTATCCGTAATTCCCTTTGCTAA
- a CDS encoding membrane protein, with translation MNIAFFDFDGTITNEDAFTKFIFFATPKSRLFAGMILLSPVILLHKIGLFPAAKIRPILAKFAFWNRSEKRVFELGEKFALEYLPSILRQTAIEHINWHKARGDKIVVVSASLNPYLYFWCLQHNIELICSELESKGAVLTGNYVHGDCGGDNKVTLINHRIDLLKFDSVFAYGDTKEDLPMLELAQTKFYQWREVA, from the coding sequence ATGAATATCGCTTTCTTTGATTTTGATGGCACTATTACCAACGAAGACGCGTTTACCAAATTCATCTTCTTTGCTACACCTAAAAGCCGTTTATTTGCGGGTATGATACTACTATCACCCGTTATTTTATTACACAAAATAGGCTTGTTTCCTGCTGCTAAAATTAGACCAATCTTAGCTAAATTCGCATTTTGGAATCGCAGTGAAAAACGGGTATTCGAGCTGGGAGAAAAGTTTGCTTTGGAGTATTTACCTTCGATATTAAGGCAAACTGCAATAGAGCATATTAACTGGCACAAAGCCCGAGGTGATAAAATTGTAGTTGTCTCTGCGTCGTTAAATCCATACCTTTATTTCTGGTGTCTACAACACAATATAGAATTGATATGTAGTGAATTGGAATCAAAAGGTGCAGTACTTACCGGTAATTACGTACACGGTGATTGTGGTGGTGATAACAAAGTTACTTTAATCAACCATCGTATTGATCTATTAAAGTTTGATTCAGTGTTCGCATATGGAGATACCAAAGAGGACTTACCTATGTTGGAATTAGCTCAAACAAAGTTTTATCAATGGCGTGAAGTTGCTTAG
- the ppiC gene encoding peptidyl-prolyl cis-trans isomerase C, whose amino-acid sequence MALATARHILVDDEAKCNELKAQIEAGADFANVAKQNSNCPSSAKGGDLGQFGPGMMVPEFDKVVFSAPVNTVQGPVKTQFGYHLLEVTSRS is encoded by the coding sequence ATGGCTCTAGCAACTGCACGACACATTTTAGTAGATGACGAAGCAAAGTGTAATGAACTAAAGGCACAAATTGAAGCTGGTGCTGATTTTGCTAATGTTGCAAAGCAAAATTCAAACTGTCCTTCAAGCGCTAAAGGCGGTGATTTAGGTCAGTTTGGCCCAGGTATGATGGTTCCTGAGTTCGATAAAGTTGTATTTTCAGCGCCTGTAAATACAGTTCAAGGTCCAGTGAAAACACAATTTGGTTATCATTTATTAGAAGTTACTAGCCGTAGCTAA
- a CDS encoding membrane protein, translating to MINSHKFTLAGCLAILLWSTIVGLIRNVAEQLGPIGGAAMIYTVSSVFLLIVLGAPKLKSFPPRYLLIGGGLFVSYEICLSLALGMANNRTQAVEMGVINYLWPSLTVLLAVFISGKPVNKLLYPAIALSFFGVAWTVGGDDGISISQLTSNIATNPASYSMAFFGAFIWALYCNITKKLANGMNGITWFFIGTAIALWIKYLISNEPTMVFTTEATFDLLLAGIVMGSGYALWNIGIIGGNMVFLATLSYFTPILSTFFSAMILNIDLTTKFWEGVMMVTIASLICWWLTREKSVIKVQVKSNS from the coding sequence TTGATTAATTCCCATAAATTCACCCTTGCAGGTTGTCTCGCTATTTTACTTTGGAGCACTATCGTTGGGCTTATCCGTAATGTTGCCGAGCAGTTAGGTCCCATTGGCGGTGCTGCGATGATTTACACTGTCAGCTCTGTATTTTTGCTGATTGTTTTAGGCGCTCCTAAGCTTAAAAGCTTTCCTCCTCGCTATTTACTCATTGGCGGTGGACTGTTTGTCAGTTATGAAATCTGCTTATCTTTGGCATTAGGAATGGCAAATAACCGCACCCAAGCGGTAGAAATGGGCGTAATTAACTACTTGTGGCCTTCGTTAACAGTCTTGCTTGCGGTATTTATCAGTGGCAAACCTGTTAACAAGCTACTTTACCCCGCGATTGCCCTGTCATTTTTCGGTGTCGCATGGACAGTGGGTGGTGATGACGGTATTTCGATTAGCCAATTAACCAGTAATATTGCGACCAACCCCGCCAGTTATTCAATGGCGTTCTTTGGTGCATTCATTTGGGCGCTGTATTGCAACATAACGAAGAAACTAGCCAATGGTATGAATGGTATTACTTGGTTCTTTATTGGTACTGCGATTGCGCTTTGGATTAAATACTTGATAAGCAATGAACCTACTATGGTATTTACGACGGAAGCTACGTTTGACTTGTTACTCGCGGGCATCGTGATGGGCAGTGGTTATGCGCTGTGGAATATCGGCATTATCGGCGGCAACATGGTTTTTTTAGCCACGCTATCTTATTTCACGCCAATCTTATCGACCTTCTTTTCTGCAATGATATTAAATATCGACTTGACGACTAAATTTTGGGAGGGCGTGATGATGGTGACTATCGCGTCGTTAATTTGCTGGTGGCTGACGCGTGAAAAATCAGTAATAAAGGTACAGGTTAAATCTAATTCATAG
- the viuB gene encoding siderophore utilization protein ViuB: MSKNPNSRVLTVIDSQQLTPNMQRISFQADELSDFPSDAAGGYIKLLFTEQGNTDISQLTADERPKMRTYTIRHLRQALNQLDVDFVRHEHLSIIDNNSDDNSKGCNSSIGGFAAAWSQSVSIGDTISIAGPGMIKPVNINTDWYFLVADMTALPALSAQLTKLPTAASGYAVIEINHQDDKQTLVKPEGIEIIWVVADDAKTNLLTQVKALTWQQGEVSVWCACEFSAMRALRVYFRNDKSVDKDNLYISSYWKSGCTEDGHKIAKRDDNLAEDSLAKKRVQ, encoded by the coding sequence ATGAGTAAGAACCCAAACAGCAGAGTATTAACCGTTATAGACAGCCAGCAATTAACGCCTAACATGCAGCGCATTAGCTTTCAGGCTGATGAGCTGTCTGACTTCCCTTCTGATGCAGCAGGTGGCTACATTAAGCTACTCTTTACCGAACAAGGTAACACTGACATCTCACAACTAACGGCAGATGAACGTCCGAAAATGCGCACTTATACCATCCGTCATTTACGCCAAGCGCTCAATCAATTAGATGTTGATTTTGTTCGTCATGAACACTTAAGCATAATTGATAATAACAGTGATGATAATAGCAAGGGTTGTAACAGTAGTATTGGTGGCTTTGCCGCAGCATGGTCACAGTCTGTAAGTATCGGTGATACGATCTCGATTGCTGGACCAGGGATGATTAAACCCGTCAATATTAATACCGATTGGTACTTCTTAGTCGCAGATATGACAGCTCTCCCCGCCTTGTCAGCACAACTCACTAAGCTACCAACAGCAGCCAGTGGTTATGCGGTTATCGAAATTAACCATCAAGATGACAAGCAAACCTTAGTCAAACCCGAGGGTATCGAGATTATTTGGGTTGTCGCCGACGACGCTAAGACAAACTTACTGACTCAAGTTAAAGCATTAACGTGGCAGCAAGGTGAGGTATCAGTTTGGTGTGCTTGTGAATTTTCGGCTATGCGAGCCTTACGTGTTTACTTTAGGAATGATAAATCCGTCGACAAAGATAACCTGTATATCAGCAGCTATTGGAAATCGGGTTGCACCGAAGATGGTCATAAAATTGCCAAGCGTGATGATAATTTAGCTGAAGACTCTTTAGCTAAAAAACGTGTGCAGTAA